The Gallus gallus isolate bGalGal1 chromosome 3, bGalGal1.mat.broiler.GRCg7b, whole genome shotgun sequence genome window below encodes:
- the USP45 gene encoding ubiquitin carboxyl-terminal hydrolase 45 isoform X4: MKKLEEKSKISTVKEPFIDLSLPIIEERVAKPVPLGRTNKSRSVHEADLGQYSCSSISTLNNQPKIVKKHASTKDKNQLNQERRLARKVSSNEEERSPVIMQERTKKPELEDSSGVLYSRDTTVESAMNGSQTEGSEKEASRSESSFDADSEASESESASKQTAFSSCSNASALHVNHISVKMPHTKPSDSNDEKISSAISKLSFCDTINKDEKSSCGDPGLSNNSMFSADKSSLPPNPQNAFQTLSQSYITSSKECSVQSCLYQFTSVELLMGNNKLLCESCTERKQKYQKKSNSSEKKMEGVYTNARKQLLISSVPAILILHLKRFHQAGLSLRKVNRHVDFPLILDLAPFCSASCKNVTDGARVLYSLYGIVEHSGSMRGGHYAAYVKVRTPSKKLLEHISSTKNVLGLKEAMGASAGQWVYVSDAHVQVVPESRVLNAQAYLLFYERLLI; the protein is encoded by the exons ATGAAGAAACTAGAAGAAAAGTCAAAG aTTTCAACAGTAAAAGAACCTTTCATTGATCTTTCACTTCCTATAATAGAAGAGAGG GTTGCAAAACCTGTGCCTTTGGGAAGAACAAATAAAAGTAGAAGTGTGCATGAAGCAGATCTCGGACAGTATAGCTGTTCTTCCATCAGTACACTGAACAATCAGCCCAAAATTGTCAAGAAACACGCTTCAACAAAAGATAAG AATCAGTTGAACCAGGAGAGAAGGCTTGCCAGAAAAGTTTCCtctaatgaagaagaaagaagcccTGTTATCATGCAGGAAAGAACCAAAAAGCCAGAGCTGGAAGATAGCTCCGGTGTGCTGTACTCCAGAGACACAACTGTGGAATCTGCCATGAATGGGAGTCAGACAGAGGGCAGCGAGAAAGAAGCCAGCCGCTCTGAAAGCAGCTTTGATGCAGACAGTGAAGCCTCTGAAAGTGAAAGTGCTTCTAAGCAAACAGCTTTTAGCTCATGCAGCAACGCATCTGCTTTGCATGTCAACCACATCAGTGTTAAAATGCCACACACCAAACCAAGTGACAGTAACGATGAGAAGATTTCCAGTGCCATATCCAAACTCAGTTTCTGTGATACTATAAACAAGGATGAAAAGTCAAGCTGTGGAGATCCAGGTTTATCAAATAATTCCATGTTCTCAGCAGACAAGTCCTCATTGCCCCCAAACCCTCAAAACGCTTTTCAGACGCTTTCCCAGAGCTATATAACCAGCTCCAAGGAGTGTTCTGTCCAGTCCTGCCTTTACCAGTTTACCTCTGTAGAGCTGTTAATGGGGAACAACAAGCTTTTGTGtgagagctgcacagaaaggaaacagaagtatCAGAAGAAATCCAACTCCTCAG aaaagaaaatggaaggtgTCTACACGAATGCTCGGAAACAGCTACTGATTTCTTCAGTTCCTGCTATTCTTATTCTCCATCTGAAAAGATTCCACCAG gCTGGTTTGAGTCTACGGAAAGTAAATAGGCACGTGGATTTCCCACTGATTTTAGACCTAGCACcattttgttctgcttcttGTAAG AACGTTACAGATGGTGCAAGAGTGCTGTACAGCCTTTATGGAATAGTGGAGCACAGTGGGTCAATGAGAGGCGGTCATTATGCTGCTTATGTGAAAGTCAGAACGCCCTCCAAGAAATTACTAGAGCATATTTCCTCCACAAAAAACGTTCTAG GTTTAAAAGAAGCCATGGGAGCATCAGCAGGCCAGTGGGTGTATGTTAGCGACGCCCACGTTCAGGTGGTTCCAGAATCACGAGTACTGAATGCACAAGCATATCTGCTTTTTTATGAAAGATTACTGATATAA